One window of the Methylocystis parvus OBBP genome contains the following:
- the miaB gene encoding tRNA (N6-isopentenyl adenosine(37)-C2)-methylthiotransferase MiaB — translation MNVYDATRMADLLGQEGYAETTNEAEADLVILNTCHIREKAAEKIYSELGKLALEKRAREVSGRDMKIVVAGCVAQAEGAEVLKRQRAVDLVVGPQSYHRLPDLLQRAREGGRLTDTDFAVEDKFDALPQPSRAQIRARGVSAFVTVQEGCDKFCSFCVVPYTRGAEVSRPVADIVAETRRLVEAGVAEVTLIGQNVNAYRGPDEKGAEWSLARLFEHLSEMRGLERLRYTTSHPVDMAQDLIEAHESIPKLMPYVHLPVQSGSDRILKAMNRKHKAEDFLDIVARLRKARPDMAMSSDFIVGFPGETDEDFEATMQLVRDVGFASSFSFKYSPRPGTPGAERDDQIGEEVMRERLAALQALLEEQRQSFNSATVGRTIDVLFEKQGRHEGQIGGKSPYMQAVHVSGSAEMIGRVAPVAIVAAGSNSLAGRLLGEGEEAKA, via the coding sequence ATGAACGTCTATGACGCCACGCGCATGGCCGATCTGCTCGGCCAGGAGGGCTACGCCGAGACGACGAACGAAGCCGAGGCCGATCTCGTCATTCTCAACACCTGCCACATCCGCGAAAAGGCCGCCGAGAAAATCTACTCGGAGCTCGGCAAGCTGGCGCTCGAAAAGCGCGCGCGCGAAGTCTCAGGCCGCGACATGAAGATCGTCGTCGCCGGCTGCGTCGCGCAGGCCGAGGGCGCGGAGGTGTTGAAGCGCCAGCGGGCGGTCGATCTCGTCGTCGGCCCGCAGAGCTATCACCGCCTGCCGGACCTGCTGCAACGCGCCAGGGAGGGCGGCCGCCTCACCGACACGGATTTCGCGGTCGAGGACAAGTTCGACGCCCTGCCCCAGCCGAGCCGCGCGCAGATCCGCGCCCGCGGCGTCTCCGCTTTCGTCACCGTGCAGGAAGGCTGCGACAAATTCTGTTCCTTCTGCGTCGTTCCCTACACGCGCGGCGCCGAGGTCTCACGTCCGGTGGCGGACATTGTCGCCGAGACGCGGCGGCTCGTGGAGGCCGGCGTCGCCGAGGTCACGCTCATCGGCCAGAACGTCAACGCCTATCGCGGCCCGGATGAAAAGGGCGCGGAATGGAGCCTCGCCAGGCTGTTCGAACATCTTTCAGAAATGCGGGGGCTGGAGCGCCTGCGCTACACCACCAGTCATCCTGTCGACATGGCGCAGGATTTGATTGAGGCGCATGAGTCGATCCCAAAGCTCATGCCCTATGTCCATCTCCCCGTTCAGTCCGGATCGGACCGCATCCTGAAAGCCATGAACCGCAAGCACAAGGCGGAAGACTTTCTCGACATCGTCGCGAGGCTGCGCAAGGCGCGGCCCGATATGGCGATGTCGTCGGATTTCATCGTGGGCTTTCCCGGCGAGACGGACGAAGATTTCGAAGCGACGATGCAGCTCGTGCGCGACGTCGGCTTCGCATCGAGTTTCTCCTTCAAATATTCGCCCCGTCCCGGCACGCCCGGCGCCGAGCGCGACGACCAGATCGGCGAAGAGGTCATGCGCGAGCGTCTCGCCGCGCTTCAGGCGCTGCTGGAAGAGCAGCGCCAGTCCTTCAACAGCGCGACCGTTGGTCGGACGATCGACGTGCTGTTCGAGAAACAGGGCCGCCACGAGGGTCAAATCGGCGGCAAGAGCCCCTATATGCAGGCCGTGCATGTCAGCGGCTCCGCTGAAATGATCGGGCGCGTGGCCCCGGTGGCGATCGTCGCCGCGGGGTCCAATTCGCTGGCCGGTCGGCTGTTGGGCGAGGGCGAGGAGGCGAAGGCTTGA
- a CDS encoding PhoH family protein: protein MTTIDEPRTGRRDEAAEPDAEITLAFENNKYASLVFGHYDQNLAKIERRLKIASFANGNHVTLKGKSEACEHARRVLEALYERISKGQAIALGDVDGAIEETARQRSLFPDAEPARGAFEQLITRKRGLVRARNAAQDQYLRAMKRYELVFGAGPAGTGKTWLAVGHAVQLMEQGAVERLILSRPAVEAGERLGFLPGDMREKVDPYLRPIYDALHDFMDSRMVERGMQTGIIEVAPLAFMRGRTLTRACILLDEAQNATSMQMKMFLTRLGEGSRMIITGDPSQTDLPPGQTSGLSEAISLLSEIDSVGRVAFSEGDVVRHDLVRQIVGAYDRAARAKNKQS from the coding sequence TTGACGACGATTGACGAACCGAGGACCGGACGCCGGGACGAGGCGGCCGAGCCCGACGCGGAAATCACCCTGGCCTTCGAAAACAATAAATACGCCTCCCTCGTCTTCGGGCATTACGATCAGAACCTCGCCAAGATCGAGCGGCGGCTGAAAATCGCCTCCTTCGCCAATGGCAATCATGTCACGCTGAAGGGGAAATCGGAGGCCTGCGAACACGCCCGCCGCGTGCTGGAGGCGCTTTACGAGCGCATCTCCAAGGGCCAGGCCATCGCGCTCGGCGACGTGGACGGCGCGATCGAGGAGACGGCGCGCCAGCGCAGCCTCTTTCCGGACGCGGAGCCCGCGCGCGGCGCCTTTGAGCAGCTCATCACCCGCAAGCGCGGGCTGGTGCGCGCGCGCAACGCCGCTCAGGACCAGTATTTGCGCGCGATGAAGCGCTATGAGCTGGTTTTCGGCGCCGGACCCGCCGGCACGGGCAAGACCTGGCTCGCCGTCGGCCATGCCGTGCAGCTCATGGAGCAAGGCGCCGTGGAGCGGCTCATTCTCTCGCGCCCGGCGGTGGAGGCCGGCGAGCGTCTGGGCTTCCTGCCCGGCGACATGCGCGAGAAGGTCGATCCCTATCTGCGCCCCATCTATGACGCCCTGCACGACTTCATGGACTCGCGCATGGTCGAGCGCGGCATGCAGACCGGCATTATCGAGGTGGCGCCGCTCGCCTTCATGCGCGGCCGCACCCTCACCCGCGCCTGCATCCTGCTCGACGAGGCGCAGAACGCCACCTCCATGCAGATGAAAATGTTTCTGACGCGCCTCGGCGAAGGCTCGCGCATGATCATTACCGGCGATCCGTCGCAGACCGACCTGCCCCCGGGCCAGACCTCGGGCCTGTCCGAAGCGATTTCGCTTCTGTCGGAAATCGACAGCGTCGGCCGCGTCGCCTTTTCCGAGGGCGACGTGGTGCGTCACGATCTCGTGCGCCAGATCGTCGGCGCCTATGACCGCGCCGCCCGCGCGAAAAACAAACAGTCATGA
- the ybeY gene encoding rRNA maturation RNase YbeY, with product MSVEIDINLAAEAWDSLNGLEALTRDAIKASLAESGARLVEGCEISVTFCDDAEIHDLNAEWRGKDQPTNVLSFPTPGPLAARPLLGDIVIAYETVAGEAAEQEKTLRDHTAHMVIHGFLHLIGYDHETAAEAEEMESLERRIASRLGLRDPYAGEAAGEEDEASELNEGHVDTI from the coding sequence ATGAGCGTGGAAATCGACATCAACCTCGCCGCCGAGGCTTGGGACAGCCTCAACGGACTCGAGGCGCTGACCCGCGACGCGATAAAGGCGAGTCTCGCCGAGAGCGGAGCCCGACTTGTCGAAGGCTGTGAAATCAGCGTCACATTCTGCGACGACGCTGAAATCCATGATCTCAACGCCGAATGGCGCGGGAAGGATCAGCCCACCAACGTCCTGTCCTTCCCGACGCCCGGGCCGCTCGCCGCCCGCCCCCTCCTCGGCGACATTGTGATCGCCTACGAGACCGTGGCCGGGGAGGCGGCGGAGCAGGAAAAAACATTGCGCGACCATACCGCCCACATGGTCATCCATGGATTTCTGCATCTGATCGGCTATGATCATGAGACTGCCGCCGAGGCCGAAGAAATGGAGAGCCTCGAAAGACGGATCGCGTCCCGGTTGGGCTTGCGCGACCCCTACGCCGGCGAGGCGGCCGGCGAAGAGGATGAAGCGAGCGAACTGAACGAAGGTCATGTCGATACGATCTGA
- a CDS encoding hemolysin family protein, with amino-acid sequence MSIRSENAEEPLRRSHERVTLLDRLRGLLGLSPASVREDIEDALEEAAGDVTPHERALLKNVLGLHDLRVEDAMIPRADIVAISLEASLRDALAVFRDAGHSRLPVYAETLDDPRGMVHIRDFVNHLAIRAEKSDAPAADARKIDFDTRIGDANLLKPVLFVPRSMPALDLLVRMQTTRTHLALVIDEYGGTDGLVTIEDIMEMIVGDIEDEHDVAEPPEIEELDNGDYLVDARADLDEVTARLGVDFRLEDTPAEVTTIGGLVAWLAGRVPMRGEIIGTPVDAYEFEIIEADPRRVGKLRVRTRRHP; translated from the coding sequence ATGTCGATACGATCTGAAAACGCCGAGGAGCCATTAAGACGCAGCCACGAGCGCGTGACGCTGCTCGACAGGCTGAGGGGTCTGCTCGGCCTCTCGCCGGCCTCCGTCCGCGAGGATATCGAGGACGCGCTGGAGGAAGCCGCCGGCGACGTGACGCCGCATGAGCGCGCCCTGCTGAAGAATGTGCTCGGCTTGCACGATCTGCGCGTCGAGGACGCGATGATCCCCCGCGCCGACATCGTGGCCATCTCGCTCGAAGCGTCTCTGCGCGACGCGCTCGCCGTGTTTCGCGACGCCGGCCATTCGCGCCTGCCCGTCTATGCCGAAACCCTCGACGATCCGCGCGGCATGGTGCACATACGCGACTTCGTCAATCATCTCGCCATTCGCGCCGAGAAAAGCGACGCGCCGGCGGCGGACGCCAGGAAAATTGACTTCGACACGCGGATTGGCGACGCCAATCTTCTGAAGCCGGTGCTTTTCGTGCCCCGCTCGATGCCGGCGCTCGACCTGCTCGTCCGCATGCAGACGACGCGCACGCATCTTGCGCTCGTCATCGACGAATATGGCGGCACGGACGGCCTCGTCACCATTGAAGACATTATGGAGATGATCGTCGGAGACATCGAGGACGAGCACGACGTCGCGGAGCCGCCGGAGATCGAGGAACTCGACAATGGCGATTATCTCGTCGATGCGCGCGCGGATCTCGACGAAGTGACGGCGCGGCTCGGAGTCGATTTCCGGCTGGAGGACACGCCGGCGGAAGTCACGACGATCGGCGGCCTCGTCGCCTGGCTCGCGGGACGCGTTCCGATGCGCGGCGAGATCATCGGCACGCCGGTCGACGCCTATGAGTTCGAAATCATCGAGGCCGACCCGCGCCGCGTCGGCAAGTTGAGGGTGCGGACGCGACGGCATCCTTGA
- the lnt gene encoding apolipoprotein N-acyltransferase, with protein sequence MAQTAELSGVRAGLSTLPQRIILADGWTRRAIAFAAGAFGTLALPPFDFAPAMAVPMTAAVWLIDGAAIQGARFSLAPIRSAAAAGWWLGFGYFLASLWWLGAAMLVEADQFAWAIPLAVIGLPTALALFPALGFALSRLLWSSGSLRIFALAAGLGASEWLRGHILTGFPWNDFGMALAEAGPFGQAASLVGLHGLDLLAIVIFAAPATIVDRRPGQRFLSNAAAWTAAFLLLTLSAYGALRLATSGTEYVDGVALRLMQPNLPQDAKFKPENGQEILRRYLALSDRATGPGHTGVSDVTHLIWPESAFPYVLSREPQAVAAISRALQGKILITGAARVEADGSGRRGKIYNSIEVLQGDRFLAFYDKTHLVPFGEYLPLEGLLRPLGVSHLVPGVWDRGQGPRTLAAPGLPQIAPLICYEAIFPGEAAPRDKGGARPQLLLNLTNDGWFGKTIGPYQHFAQARLRAVEEGLPLIRVANTGISAIVDAYGRVIDSLPLGEEGIIDGRLPKAAGETIFARWGGGPFVVLWALFLLLALAGRWRG encoded by the coding sequence ATGGCGCAGACTGCCGAACTTAGCGGCGTGCGGGCGGGACTTTCGACCCTCCCTCAGCGCATTATTCTGGCCGACGGATGGACGCGCCGCGCGATCGCGTTCGCCGCGGGCGCCTTCGGGACCCTCGCTCTCCCCCCTTTCGATTTCGCGCCGGCCATGGCCGTTCCGATGACCGCCGCCGTCTGGCTGATCGACGGGGCGGCCATACAAGGGGCGCGCTTCAGCCTTGCGCCGATCCGCTCGGCCGCCGCGGCGGGCTGGTGGCTCGGCTTCGGCTATTTTCTCGCGAGTCTTTGGTGGCTCGGCGCCGCCATGCTGGTCGAGGCCGATCAATTCGCCTGGGCGATCCCGCTCGCCGTCATCGGGCTTCCCACCGCGCTGGCGCTGTTCCCCGCTCTCGGCTTCGCGCTTTCCCGGCTGCTCTGGTCGTCGGGGAGCCTTCGGATTTTCGCCCTGGCCGCGGGGCTCGGCGCCTCAGAATGGCTGCGCGGACATATTCTTACGGGCTTTCCCTGGAACGATTTCGGCATGGCGCTGGCCGAGGCCGGCCCGTTCGGCCAGGCGGCGTCGCTGGTAGGTCTGCACGGCCTGGACCTCCTGGCGATCGTCATTTTCGCCGCGCCGGCGACGATCGTCGATCGGCGCCCTGGGCAGCGCTTCCTGTCCAACGCCGCGGCCTGGACGGCCGCCTTTCTTCTCTTGACGCTCTCGGCCTATGGCGCGCTGCGGCTCGCGACGAGCGGAACGGAATATGTGGACGGGGTCGCGCTGCGGCTGATGCAGCCGAACCTCCCGCAAGACGCCAAGTTCAAGCCGGAGAACGGCCAGGAAATCCTGCGCCGCTACCTTGCGCTGTCGGATCGTGCGACCGGGCCGGGACATACGGGCGTCTCCGACGTCACCCACCTCATCTGGCCTGAATCCGCCTTCCCCTACGTTCTTTCGCGCGAGCCTCAGGCCGTTGCGGCCATTTCCAGAGCGCTGCAGGGAAAAATCCTCATCACCGGCGCCGCGCGCGTCGAAGCCGACGGGAGCGGAAGGCGGGGCAAGATTTACAACTCCATCGAAGTGCTTCAGGGCGACCGCTTTCTCGCCTTCTACGACAAGACGCATCTTGTCCCGTTCGGCGAATACTTGCCGCTGGAAGGTCTGCTGCGGCCGCTCGGCGTCTCGCATCTCGTCCCCGGCGTCTGGGACAGGGGGCAAGGGCCGCGCACGCTCGCGGCGCCGGGCCTGCCGCAAATCGCGCCGCTCATCTGCTACGAAGCGATTTTCCCCGGCGAGGCGGCGCCCCGAGATAAGGGCGGCGCTCGCCCGCAACTCCTGCTCAACCTCACCAATGACGGGTGGTTCGGCAAGACGATCGGACCCTATCAGCATTTCGCGCAGGCCCGGCTGAGGGCCGTCGAAGAAGGTCTTCCGCTGATACGCGTCGCGAATACTGGCATTTCCGCCATAGTCGACGCTTACGGACGCGTAATCGACTCGCTGCCATTGGGCGAAGAAGGGATCATCGACGGCCGCCTGCCGAAAGCGGCCGGTGAGACCATCTTCGCCAGATGGGGGGGCGGCCCCTTCGTCGTTTTATGGGCCCTGTTTCTTCTCCTCGCCCTCGCAGGGAGATGGCGAGGCTGA
- a CDS encoding helix-turn-helix domain-containing protein has protein sequence MQRILMKMSQEKLGEALGLTFQQVQKYEKGLNRIGASRLQQISKTLNVPPSFFFEGAPTLGVAEGNGFAEESSSQYVVDFLSTAEGLHLNRAFARIKDSKVRKRILDLVTTLAEQGDA, from the coding sequence ATGCAGCGCATCCTGATGAAAATGAGTCAGGAAAAGCTGGGCGAAGCCCTGGGCCTCACCTTCCAGCAGGTTCAGAAATACGAGAAGGGCCTGAACCGGATCGGCGCGAGCCGTCTCCAGCAAATTTCGAAGACCTTGAACGTTCCTCCATCTTTCTTTTTCGAGGGCGCGCCGACTTTGGGCGTCGCCGAAGGAAACGGTTTCGCCGAAGAGTCTTCTTCTCAATATGTCGTCGACTTCCTCTCCACTGCCGAGGGACTGCACCTCAACCGGGCTTTCGCCCGCATCAAGGACTCGAAGGTGAGAAAACGCATCCTGGATCTCGTGACGACGCTCGCCGAACAGGGCGACGCCTGA
- the metK gene encoding methionine adenosyltransferase — protein sequence MTRKNYLFTSESVSEGHPDKVSDRISDEIVDEFFREGPKAGIDPYAIRVAAETLCTTNRVVIAGEVRGPHIGFGRIEEIARNAIRSIGYEQHGFHWNTAKIEVLLHEQSVDIAQGVDASGNKDEGAGDQGIMFGYATNETPALMPAPLYYSHKILELLAQARHSGKEKGLGPDAKSQVTVRYVDGKPVEATQIVLSHQHIDESLSPADIRRIAEPYIREALPQGWITDSTVWHVNPTGKFFIGGPDGDTGLTGRKIIVDTYGGAAPHGGGAFSGKDPTKVDRSAAYAARYLAKNIVAAGLADRVTIQLSYAIGVAEPLSIYVDTHGTGKVAEDKIEAALPQLVRLTPRGIREHLQLNRPIYARTSAYGHFGRAPETDGGFSWEKTDLVDQLKSALA from the coding sequence GTGACCCGGAAAAATTACCTTTTCACCAGCGAGTCTGTTTCCGAAGGCCACCCCGACAAGGTGAGCGACCGCATCTCCGACGAAATCGTCGATGAGTTCTTCCGTGAGGGGCCAAAGGCCGGCATCGACCCTTACGCCATCCGCGTCGCCGCGGAGACGCTCTGCACGACGAACCGCGTCGTGATCGCCGGCGAAGTGCGCGGCCCGCATATCGGTTTCGGCCGGATCGAGGAGATCGCCCGTAACGCCATCCGCTCGATCGGCTATGAGCAGCACGGCTTCCACTGGAACACCGCCAAGATCGAAGTGCTCCTTCACGAGCAGTCGGTCGACATCGCCCAGGGCGTCGACGCCTCTGGCAACAAGGACGAGGGCGCGGGCGACCAGGGCATCATGTTCGGCTACGCGACGAACGAGACGCCGGCGCTCATGCCGGCCCCGCTCTATTATTCGCACAAGATCCTTGAGCTGCTCGCCCAGGCGCGCCACTCCGGCAAGGAGAAGGGCCTCGGCCCGGACGCCAAGAGCCAGGTGACCGTTCGCTACGTCGACGGCAAGCCGGTCGAGGCGACGCAGATCGTTCTCTCGCATCAGCATATCGACGAGAGCCTGTCGCCCGCCGACATTCGCCGCATCGCCGAGCCCTATATCCGCGAAGCGCTGCCGCAGGGCTGGATCACCGACTCGACGGTCTGGCACGTCAATCCGACCGGCAAGTTCTTCATCGGCGGTCCGGACGGCGACACCGGCCTCACGGGCCGCAAGATCATCGTCGACACTTACGGCGGCGCGGCCCCGCATGGCGGCGGCGCCTTCTCCGGCAAGGACCCGACCAAGGTCGACCGCTCAGCCGCCTACGCCGCGCGCTATCTCGCGAAGAACATCGTCGCCGCCGGCCTCGCCGATCGCGTGACGATCCAGCTCTCCTACGCCATCGGCGTCGCCGAGCCGCTGTCGATCTATGTCGACACGCATGGCACGGGCAAGGTCGCGGAAGACAAGATCGAGGCGGCGCTGCCGCAGCTCGTGCGCCTGACGCCGCGCGGCATTCGCGAGCATCTCCAGCTCAACCGCCCGATCTACGCCCGCACCTCGGCTTACGGCCATTTCGGCCGCGCGCCGGAGACGGATGGCGGCTTCTCCTGGGAAAAGACGGACCTTGTCGACCAGTTGAAATCGGCCCTGGCCTGA
- the trmB gene encoding tRNA (guanosine(46)-N7)-methyltransferase TrmB, producing the protein MTEAAHPSRRLYGRSRGKALRPHQSELMSELLPKLSIDLAKPLPLRPGREARLEIGFGGGEHLIEAAAREPQIDFFGCEPFVNGMAKLLAQIEARGLDNIRLHRGDAGEVLDRLPAASLSRIYLFYPDPWPKRRHRKRRFVSPENLEKLARVLRPGAELRFATDIDDYAAWTLARLRACRHFSWRAKTAQDWLVPWAGWTQTKYEAKAMAAGRHPVYLTFIRESD; encoded by the coding sequence ATGACAGAAGCGGCTCATCCGTCGCGTCGCCTTTACGGCCGCTCCAGGGGCAAGGCCCTGCGCCCGCATCAGTCCGAACTCATGTCGGAGCTGCTGCCAAAGCTCTCCATCGACCTCGCTAAGCCCCTGCCCCTCCGGCCCGGCCGAGAGGCGCGGCTCGAAATCGGCTTTGGCGGCGGCGAACATCTGATCGAGGCCGCGGCGCGCGAGCCGCAGATCGACTTTTTCGGCTGCGAGCCCTTCGTCAACGGCATGGCGAAGCTTCTGGCGCAGATCGAGGCGAGAGGCCTCGACAATATCCGCCTCCACAGGGGCGACGCCGGCGAGGTCCTCGACAGGCTGCCGGCGGCGAGCCTGTCGCGCATCTACCTTTTCTATCCGGATCCCTGGCCCAAGCGCCGCCATCGCAAGCGCCGCTTCGTTTCGCCCGAGAATCTTGAAAAGCTGGCGCGCGTCCTGCGCCCCGGCGCGGAGCTGCGCTTCGCCACGGACATAGACGACTATGCGGCCTGGACTCTCGCCCGGCTCCGCGCTTGCAGGCATTTTTCCTGGCGCGCCAAAACGGCGCAGGACTGGCTCGTCCCCTGGGCGGGCTGGACGCAGACCAAATATGAGGCCAAGGCGATGGCGGCCGGCCGTCATCCGGTCTATCTGACCTTCATCAGAGAGAGCGACTGA
- the trxA gene encoding thioredoxin codes for MVDLANAGAAAPAPIETTVARFRADVLEASLRKVVVVDFWAPWCGPCKQLAPIVERLVAATGGKAVLVKMNIDAEPEIADQLGVKSIPAVVAFQRGRPVDGFVGALPESQIKGFLERLVGPIEDAGDALEAAQAMIAEGDVESAHALLSEIIGEEQVNPKAFALLARLYIGAEQLDAARAVLERLPESAKKDTDVAAAWAAIENAAAAADLGEIDDLKKRIGFDPNDLQAYFDLALALNAEDRREEAANALLEIIRRDRSWNEDGARKQLVQFFEAWGPMDKAAVAARRRLSTLLFS; via the coding sequence ATGGTGGATTTGGCGAATGCGGGCGCAGCGGCGCCGGCGCCGATCGAAACGACGGTCGCGCGCTTTCGCGCCGACGTGCTCGAAGCTTCCTTGCGCAAAGTGGTTGTCGTCGATTTCTGGGCCCCCTGGTGCGGCCCCTGCAAACAGCTCGCGCCGATCGTCGAGCGGCTCGTCGCGGCGACCGGCGGCAAGGCCGTTCTCGTCAAGATGAACATCGACGCCGAGCCGGAAATCGCAGACCAGCTCGGCGTCAAATCGATCCCCGCCGTCGTCGCCTTCCAGCGCGGGCGTCCGGTGGACGGCTTTGTCGGCGCGCTGCCGGAAAGCCAGATCAAGGGCTTCCTCGAGCGGCTGGTCGGTCCGATCGAGGACGCCGGAGACGCGCTCGAGGCGGCGCAGGCGATGATCGCGGAAGGCGACGTCGAGAGCGCCCACGCCCTGCTCTCCGAAATCATCGGCGAGGAGCAGGTCAACCCGAAAGCTTTCGCGCTGCTGGCGCGGCTTTACATCGGGGCCGAACAGCTCGACGCCGCCCGCGCCGTGCTCGAGCGCCTGCCTGAATCCGCGAAGAAGGATACGGACGTCGCGGCCGCCTGGGCGGCGATCGAAAACGCGGCCGCCGCCGCGGATCTCGGCGAGATCGACGACCTCAAAAAGCGCATCGGTTTCGATCCCAACGATCTCCAGGCCTATTTCGACCTCGCTCTGGCGCTCAACGCCGAGGACCGCCGGGAAGAAGCGGCGAATGCGCTTCTTGAAATCATCCGGCGCGACCGTAGTTGGAACGAGGACGGGGCGAGAAAGCAGCTCGTCCAGTTTTTCGAGGCTTGGGGACCGATGGACAAGGCGGCCGTCGCCGCGCGTCGGCGCCTCTCGACGCTGCTTTTCTCATAA
- a CDS encoding LON peptidase substrate-binding domain-containing protein — MSLNSPYTDIRALPRTLPLFPLTGAVLLPRGELPLNIFEPRYVSMLDDAIAGERLIGMIQPLPNGNGAAAPPLFQIGCAGKVTRFAETGDGRYLITLTGVIRFRIAEELENGTAYRQSRVDYDGFQADLRPGAGENDVDREAMVAMLRSFAEYSKLEIDWTSIDAAPTETLVNALAMMSPFGANEKQALVEAIDLKTRAETLVALAKLDMAQRDGERQQWH; from the coding sequence ATGAGCCTGAACAGTCCCTATACCGACATTCGCGCACTGCCTCGGACGCTTCCGCTCTTTCCGCTTACGGGGGCCGTGCTGCTGCCGCGGGGCGAGCTGCCGCTCAATATTTTCGAGCCGCGCTACGTCTCCATGCTGGACGACGCCATCGCCGGGGAGCGTCTTATCGGCATGATCCAGCCCCTGCCCAACGGCAATGGCGCCGCCGCGCCGCCGCTCTTCCAGATCGGCTGCGCCGGCAAGGTGACCCGTTTCGCGGAGACGGGCGACGGGCGTTATCTGATCACGCTGACGGGCGTTATCCGGTTCCGAATCGCGGAAGAACTGGAGAACGGGACGGCCTACCGGCAATCTCGCGTCGACTATGACGGCTTTCAGGCCGATCTCCGGCCCGGCGCCGGGGAAAACGACGTCGATCGCGAAGCCATGGTGGCGATGTTGCGCAGCTTCGCGGAATATTCGAAACTCGAAATTGATTGGACGAGCATCGACGCGGCTCCGACCGAGACCCTGGTCAATGCGCTCGCCATGATGTCGCCTTTCGGGGCGAATGAAAAACAGGCGCTGGTCGAGGCGATCGACCTCAAGACCCGCGCAGAAACGCTCGTCGCTCTCGCGAAGCTGGACATGGCCCAGCGCGACGGCGAAAGGCAGCAGTGGCACTGA
- a CDS encoding Trm112 family protein: protein MSDQIDAADGANEANAPEGTKVDPRLLEILVCPLTKTTLEYDRARQELISRSARLAYPIRDGIPIMLPEEARQID from the coding sequence ATGAGCGATCAAATCGACGCGGCCGACGGCGCCAACGAGGCCAACGCGCCCGAGGGAACCAAAGTCGATCCGCGCCTTCTCGAAATTCTGGTCTGCCCTTTGACGAAAACAACGCTGGAATACGACCGGGCGCGGCAGGAGCTGATCTCCCGCTCGGCGCGCCTCGCCTATCCGATCCGCGACGGCATTCCGATCATGCTGCCTGAAGAGGCGCGGCAGATCGACTGA
- a CDS encoding acyl-CoA thioesterase, whose amino-acid sequence MDDAPARELVALLDLENLGDDRFRGHSPHAAGRHLYGGQVVAQALVATTRTTPADRPLHSLHAYFVLAGDPQVPIDFAVERIRDGRSFTTRRCVASQQKRTIFSLEASFQLREQGFEHAADMPQTPDPESLAPINDLVERFRGFLPLPAEHWLKRATSVDMRIAAPETLIAPNRLGQFIWFRVQGPLPDDEALHAALLAYLSDMTLLNTALMVHGRNIFDAKIQVASLDHALWIHHPPRVDQWLLYAQESPAASNARGLTFGRIFTRDGRLLASVAQEGLIRLRTNI is encoded by the coding sequence ATGGATGACGCCCCCGCTCGCGAACTCGTTGCGCTGCTCGATCTCGAGAATCTGGGCGACGACCGTTTTCGCGGACATAGCCCGCATGCGGCGGGTCGCCATCTCTATGGCGGACAGGTCGTGGCGCAGGCGCTCGTCGCCACGACGCGCACCACGCCGGCCGATCGCCCGCTTCACTCCCTTCACGCCTATTTCGTCCTCGCCGGAGACCCGCAGGTCCCGATCGACTTCGCCGTCGAACGCATTCGCGACGGCCGCAGCTTCACGACGCGCCGCTGCGTCGCGTCGCAGCAAAAGCGGACCATCTTCTCGCTGGAAGCCTCTTTTCAGTTGCGCGAGCAGGGCTTCGAGCACGCGGCGGATATGCCGCAGACGCCCGATCCGGAAAGCCTCGCCCCCATCAACGATCTCGTCGAACGGTTTCGCGGCTTCCTGCCGCTCCCGGCCGAGCACTGGTTGAAACGCGCCACTTCTGTCGATATGCGCATCGCAGCGCCGGAGACGCTGATCGCGCCGAACCGCCTGGGGCAGTTCATCTGGTTCCGGGTTCAGGGCCCCCTGCCCGATGACGAGGCGCTCCATGCGGCGCTCCTCGCCTATTTGTCGGACATGACCCTGCTGAATACGGCGCTCATGGTCCATGGGCGCAACATTTTCGATGCGAAAATTCAGGTCGCCAGCCTCGACCATGCGCTTTGGATCCATCATCCGCCGCGCGTCGACCAATGGTTGCTTTATGCGCAGGAAAGCCCGGCCGCATCCAATGCGCGCGGCCTCACCTTCGGGCGGATTTTCACCCGGGACGGACGGCTGCTCGCCTCCGTGGCGCAGGAAGGACTCATCCGCCTGCGCACCAATATTTAG